Proteins co-encoded in one Crocosphaera sp. UHCC 0190 genomic window:
- a CDS encoding calcium/sodium antiporter — translation MNLILVLGLLILGLVLLVVGAEVLVRGASRLASSLGISPLVIGLTIVAYGTSSPEMAVAIQSSLAGQADLALGNVIGSNIFNVLVILGLSALAIPLMVAQQLIRLDVPIMIGVSFLTLLFGLDHRIHRSDGIILFIGGIVYTVFLIYQGSKESDSDYDNEYGEKEPLSGYQWFKNIALMLLGLGLLVLGSQWLIDSAVIIARRIGVSELIIGLTIVAAGTSMPELATSIVAAFRGERDIAVGNVVGSNIFNILAVLGISAIVSPNGVAVSDAVLHFDLPVMIAIAVACLPIFFTGNVIARWEGLLFLSYYAAYATYLILHSTNHDSLQIFSTVMLFFVIPITVLTLTILTLHSLRKRHRQKQITRQQSD, via the coding sequence ATGAATCTTATCTTAGTATTGGGTTTACTGATTCTCGGACTTGTGCTTTTGGTCGTTGGGGCAGAAGTTTTAGTGCGGGGGGCTTCCCGTCTAGCTTCTAGCCTTGGTATTTCCCCTTTAGTGATTGGGTTAACCATTGTTGCTTATGGTACCAGTTCCCCAGAAATGGCTGTGGCAATTCAATCAAGTTTAGCGGGTCAAGCTGATTTAGCTTTAGGGAATGTAATTGGTAGTAATATCTTCAATGTTTTGGTAATTTTAGGATTATCTGCCTTAGCGATTCCTTTAATGGTTGCCCAACAATTAATTCGTTTGGATGTTCCGATTATGATTGGGGTATCTTTTCTGACTTTATTGTTTGGACTTGATCATAGAATTCATCGTTCTGATGGTATTATTCTGTTTATTGGAGGTATTGTTTATACTGTTTTTTTGATTTACCAAGGTTCCAAAGAATCCGATAGTGATTATGATAATGAATATGGGGAAAAAGAACCTTTATCCGGTTATCAATGGTTTAAAAATATTGCCTTAATGTTGTTAGGATTAGGACTGTTAGTGTTAGGATCTCAGTGGTTAATAGATAGCGCGGTAATTATTGCTCGTAGAATTGGGGTGAGTGAATTAATTATTGGCTTAACCATTGTTGCCGCAGGAACATCTATGCCGGAGTTAGCAACTTCGATTGTAGCAGCATTTCGTGGAGAGAGGGATATTGCCGTTGGTAATGTGGTTGGTAGCAATATTTTTAATATTTTAGCCGTCTTAGGAATCTCAGCTATTGTCTCTCCTAATGGGGTAGCAGTTTCGGACGCGGTACTTCATTTTGATTTACCTGTTATGATTGCGATCGCTGTTGCTTGCTTACCAATTTTCTTTACAGGAAATGTGATTGCAAGATGGGAAGGACTACTATTTCTGAGTTATTATGCAGCCTATGCAACCTATCTAATTTTACATTCAACTAATCATGATAGTTTGCAAATTTTTAGCACGGTGATGTTATTTTTTGTCATTCCCATTACGGTGTTAACCTTAACAATTTTAACCCTCCACAGTTTACGAAAACGTCATAGGCAAAAACAGATCACCCGTCAACAATCAGATTAA